A single window of Vigna unguiculata cultivar IT97K-499-35 chromosome 1, ASM411807v1, whole genome shotgun sequence DNA harbors:
- the LOC114163594 gene encoding photosystem II 10 kDa polypeptide, chloroplastic: protein MASSVMASVALKPAPFIVEKSSVRGLPSLSRNSSSFRVVASGGKKIKTDKPYGINGGMDLRDGLDASGRKGKGKGVYQFVDKYGANVDGYSPIYDTKDWSPTGDVYTGGTTGLAIWAVTLLGLLAGGVLLVYNTSALAQ, encoded by the exons ATGGCCTCTTCAGTGATGGCATCTGTGGCCCTTAAACCTGCCCCTTTCATTGTTGAGAAGTCTTCTGTCAGAGGACTTCCCTCCCTTTCAAGGAACTCCTCTTCCTTCAGAGTTGTGGCCAGTGGTGGCAAGAAGATCAAGACTGACAAGCCCTATG GAATTAATGGTGGCATGGACTTGAGGGATGGACTTGATGCATCTGGCAGGAAAGGAAAG GGAAAGGGTGTGTACCAATTTGTTGACAAATACGGTGCTAATGTTGATGGATACAG TCCTATCTATGACACCAAGGACTGGTCTCCAACCGGTGATGTCTACACTGGAG GTACGACTGGTTTGGCTATCTGGGCTGTAACCCTACTTGGTCTGCTAGCTGGTGGTGTACTTCTTGTCTACAACACAAGTGCTTTGGCACAATAG